GGGGATGGGGATACGGATCAGATGGAGATGATCAATTTAActgtaaagaaaaatacatagCACTCATGTCCATTATCACAAAAACTCTTCTCATTAGCCTGACTACCCTGCAGCACTCTGCaccaaaatctaatttttttggGACATACAAACATGAGTGAAtgagacaaaacagaaacatgtgaCTGGTTCTATGCCATTTCTGGTAACAGACATGTGAGGCAGGAATAAAGAGTTAAAGCCTATAATCCAGAAGTcaacattgtgtgttttggtaaaagacctttaaaaacaaaatcttaaagaataaaataaaatagagacTTAAACATGTTATGCCATCTAAATAGTCATAAAGCAGTTAAGCTAGGGAGtaacaaacaaattatttgACAAAGTTCCTGCTTCTGCACGCAGCTGCAGGTTGTTTAATTTctatcattgtttttatttattttgttattttatttttttatacacgCTTCCATTCATACCGGATCACTGGGTGCCTAAAACATCATGCCAAGTAAGCATAGAGAACAGATCACAAGCTACTCTGATGAAAAGACAGCCACCTTTTCAACAGGCATAAAGCAATGACActagttttaaataaatatctgcTCACTCTGCCCGTCAGCTCGCCTGTGATGCTTCGACACATAAATACTTTAGATGTCCTGAAATCCAtaaaccatctttttttttttctttttttttcaagaccTCACTTCAATGAACCTGGAATCACCCATTtgatctatttaaaaaaaaaaaaaagaagagaaaagtttTAACCCATGACGTTTTACACAATACGATTACATACTGTTTTTGTCCGTTGACAAGAAGAagcatttatttactttgtggCACTGGACACCTAAAATAGAATTTATGGAAAAATAAGTGTTTACAAAAGACAGttaaacatatatttgttttaagaTCACCATCACTCCAAACCATAAGTTTATCATTTAgtcaatgataataatataacaGATCGTTGTACCTATACTATGTATGATAACATTTGGATTACAAACCATAGCAGAAGAGTGACCAAGTTATTTGGtatacactaaaaaaaaaaaaaaacggaataCTGAAATACACTTAatactcttgttttttttttttcctttcttttttcaaggCAGTTCTTGTATGGCCGATCTACCGATTAAGAGGACAATAAGGGAAACAACTACTTCCTGTTTGGAGTTCCAAATAGTCAGGGAACAGAGCACACACACTGCGTTTCCACGGCTGTGCATCTTAGCGGTGTGATAATAATCAACGTTTGGCACCAGCCTGGTAGCTGCACAATAACATAAAAACCTTAAGTTGTACAAGCTCTCCCGAACTTAGCAGAACAGACTCGTCATTGTCTCATCGTGCCAATCAAAAGGTACCCAAAAACAAATGGAGCACAACCATTGTGTAGCTGAAACCTACGAAACATCGATGCGATGGTATTCTTCCTGCCTTCTACAGTTTCTAGCTTCTGCTCTACGCTGTATATCTACTCAAGCTTACTGACGTCTAAAATGAAACTCTTTCACAAGGAAGAAGTAGTCCTCTCTTTACTTCAATCTACAACATAAATCTGTAACAAATTCACCAAAAGCGCCATGTAAAGTTGATTGTCCTGTCTCATCAGTCTGAGACCCTAACGTCTTTCAGATCTCCTAACAATCCTGCTTTGTGTTTAAGTCTAAAATGAAAGCGTAACCagcaaatacatacatacatacatacacatatatataNNNNNNNNNNNNNNNNNNNNNNNNNNNNNNNNNNNNNNNNNNNNNNNNNNNNNNNNNNNNNNNNNNNNNNNNNNNNNNNNNNNNNNNNNNNNNNNNNNNNacacacacacacacacacacacacacacacactttaaaatctaaaaaaaacataccataAATCCTCTGACAACAGACATAGAATGCCATTTTGGTGGCGTGTTTAGTAACACTAGTTCACTTTACCTTACAACACTACcacaaaacaatagaaaatgATGACATAAGACTGCTGTGGTGACGCTTTAGTTCTTACCGAAGTAGTCAGAGGGTCCTAACCTCCCCACTTCCACAAACTCCTCGTTCTCTGAGCGACGCTGCAACACAGCTGCAGAACCctgagacatacacacaaacacacacacacacagacactcgcAGCTTTATCTTGTTTGACCCTTGAGTATAGCTACAAGAGCGCTTGTATCAGAAGAAACCTTATCATCACTATAAAGGTGCATGTTTAGAACAAGCTAAATGCCTGCATGCATAGAAGGGTAGCAAATGGGTTttgaaataattgaaaacaCTTTATCATACATGTGAGTTTAAAGTCAATTACTGGTCCATTTAGCACATGAACTCATTTAATTTGTTAATGGTGAGCAACAGGAATACAGCCTGCATTCATTCACTACATCTTCATGAATCATGCATTAGTTACTATGAAGCATTTGGTCTTTACCATTATGACAGAGAGTTATCAATTCTGTTTAGGTTCAATCgatcaataaaacaaatgaagacatAACAAAACACTTAACAGGTATTTACACTAAAGTAGAAATACAGACATTAGAAGTAATTTAGGAAAGTTGAGCTGTCAGCTGAGTCACAACTGGATCACTTTAGTACCATTAAGTGAcaacaatacatttgttttgatgaatATCTAATACTTTGATGCAAgtcatttatttacaaatctATGCTCTTGATCAATCAGttagatatgtgtgtgtgtgttgcgttattGCGTTAACTGTAAGATTCacttatgatttgtattttcaaatgtatgtctgtgtgtgtaatgaaatgtcataatgagtattgtcaaaaaaaagactgtAGGACCCCAGGAGGAATAGCTTTTAGTGTATgctgaagctaatggggatccaaataaaacaaatattttctttacatataTCAAAATCATTAGAAAACAATTGCCAATAATAAttcaatgcaacaaaaaaaaaggtcacattTTAGCTTTTTATCATTCCGACAATCAATATGAATTAGTGgcagattcattttctgttgatcgaCTAATCAATTCCAGCCACAGATCACTTCAGCTCATGGATACATGTTTAGGGTGAGGCAAGGGTTTCACGTCACCACAAGAGGGCATGGATTTGcggataaaaataaataaatatgtgaaaCGGCACTGAGTGGATCCAACGCCCCCCCCCAAACTGTTTGATGTAACCAGGCCAACAGCCAATTAAAGGACTGATTGAACTCCAAAGGTAGAATACTGGTATTGTGACATATGTATATgcaggcatgtgtgtatgtgagagaacGTCGGTGATGAAGTGTTTACCTCTAAGATGATGAAGAATTCATCTCCAGGCTCTCCCTGCACAACAATCTTTTGTCCGTCCTCAAACTGGACGGGCTCCAAGGCATCGGCCACTGTCAGGCGCTCCCATTTGTCAAGAGACTCTGAGAACACAGAAGAAAGGAGTCAGCTAAAATGACAGACACAACTAGAAAGGCTGAACCTGTAATGGTTATGATTTTAGAcaagatatttttaaatgctcttttGGGGCTATTTTAATCTCTTAATCTTCTATTTGTGCGTCTTGGGAAGATGAGGAGGATTTGGAAAATGAACCTACCTAGAATGGACACTTTCCTGAGGAATTCCTCAtacatcttcctctttctcaaAGTGCTTCCCTGAAGAGAAGGATACTCAGTTAGTGTAATTGAAGAAGATGAAAATAAGAGCGAGGCCACACCTGCAGGCATTCATTCACAAGCTTTATGAACAGTGGTCTTTCTTTACATTGCCTTACCATCAGTATTCTCCTGTAGCTGTCTCTGTCGATGCCCCACAGCTTGACATTGGTCTTGGCTCTAACTGTGGCCGCCCTCGGGGTGCCGTATATCAGGGCCAGCTCTCCAAAGCTGCCTCCCTCCCCGATGCTTGTCACCCATTCATTGTTCACATACACCTGGCAGATTAGCGGGGTAGAAACAAAAAGGTATTACGATGCAGCGgtgacaacagaaaaacattttctgagtTAATTATGACGAGGAACCGATACTTACATCCATCTCCCCTTGGTCGATGACATAGAAATTGTCACCTTCGGTGCCTGGGTGCGTACAACGATAGCGTTAGAATCACACAAAGACATGCTAAGATTTAGTTTGTTCAACTAGTCACGGAGAAGATGTCATCCTACCCTGCAGAATAACCGTTTCCCCAGCGATGTAGGTGACTGGAAACATTGCATCAAATATGTCACTGAAAAGGAGCAGATTTGTGATTTGATAAGCGTAACAGAGTTATCAAAacttcatttataaaaaagaaaagaaaaacactgttcAAGCCAGGTACCTCCTCTCGTTGTCGTCCAGGTGTGAGAAGAGAACGTTCTTTTCAATAGCTTTGGCCAAGGCTGCCATCGTCTTATAGTCTTTTGGAATGACctaatgtaaaacaaacaatcagATTGTCAATGTAGATTTACGTGTTGCTACACTTTTGCAGCTGCTTGCACGCATGCGTGGCTGACCTTTCTGACATATGAGGCAGCATCCTCCTCTGTGTAGACCTCTGCGCTGAAGGCTCCTCTCCGCCGGCGGCCCTTTACCACGGGGTTCATGGGTGGAGACACCTCCTCATCGCGCGAGTCTGAACGGGAACTGCTGGCCTTCTGCTGGTTCTGAATCTGCTTGGTCTCCTCCTGGTAGGGAAGGGTGGTGAGGTGAGGTTCATCTCAGTTGCGCAATAAAGTGCCACACAAAgtaacacacagaaacatctaaAACAACTTACAATAGAAGAAAACCAAAAGAGAGgtaggtttgtgtgtgggtgtgtttgcgtgcgtacacacacacacacacgcacacacaataaTACACTACAAGACAAAAATCTAGTAATTAAAAAGGATGATAAGCTATAAAAGAATTCTAAAATAAATCCTACCTTGAATGAATAGGCTAGCTAGCAGCTAGTTAGGAGTGTATTGGTTAACCTTTAAGCTAGCAGACAAGCAATAGTTTTAGAAACACTTTTGCAAACAAGTCATGGTAGTGGTAATGTGGAATTCCAATGTgcagttgtgtgttttaatttgatttatgaaTTGATTGagcctgaaaatgagcataatatgggcgctttaaaacTCTCACTTACCATTGTGAACTGTATGAAGGTGTTGGATGGCCTTCTCCATCAACAGAGACTTCAACACTGCCATATCTTCCTATAAAAGGCTATTTTAGATCTACTTCCATCCTACCGTCTGACTTATATTAGTGTAAATGTTATCAGGACTTATAATCTTCTCTTCCAGGAtcttttccttctgtctgtTACACAGGTTAGAAATGAGATCTCCCTCTACATGGAACAAGTTACAGAAATCCATGAAACTTAACTAGCTTGTCTCATTGGCTGCTTTTATAAAGGATGTTGACTGACTTGGAGGCAGCCACATCTGGCTGCAGATGTTTTGCTTGATGTGTTTAGGATTGTGGTTGACTAAGAGGgttttgttgtttctgctgtttttgtgtattttgtaattgtttgcttggccaggacactcttgaaaaagagatttttaatctcactAGCTaaatttccatccacttgtcaatcaaattatctgaagttcggtaaaaaaaaaaaaaacgtagaaaaaaatgttccgccattttgaatttttttaaaaacgCATTTTTGGGATGTCCTACAC
This sequence is a window from Etheostoma cragini isolate CJK2018 chromosome 21, CSU_Ecrag_1.0, whole genome shotgun sequence. Protein-coding genes within it:
- the LOC117936851 gene encoding cAMP-dependent protein kinase type I-alpha regulatory subunit, with translation MASGSTSSEEERSLRECEQYVQRHNIQQLLKDCIVQLCTSRPDRPMAFLREYFERLEKEETKQIQNQQKASSSRSDSRDEEVSPPMNPVVKGRRRRGAFSAEVYTEEDAASYVRKVIPKDYKTMAALAKAIEKNVLFSHLDDNERSDIFDAMFPVTYIAGETVILQGTEGDNFYVIDQGEMDVYVNNEWVTSIGEGGSFGELALIYGTPRAATVRAKTNVKLWGIDRDSYRRILMGSTLRKRKMYEEFLRKVSILESLDKWERLTVADALEPVQFEDGQKIVVQGEPGDEFFIILEGSAAVLQRRSENEEFVEVGRLGPSDYFGKN